One genomic segment of Culturomica massiliensis includes these proteins:
- a CDS encoding DUF4159 domain-containing protein: MEHLVKIVLIVALFILIPRWIWGQETKVKIALLKYKGGGDWYANPTALPNLIKFCNENLGTDLAKEPATVEPGSRDIFNYPFVHMTGHGNIVFTPVEVQNMREYLLAGGFLHADDNYGLDKAFRREMKKVFPEDDFIELPWDHPIFSQKYKFPEGLPKVHEHDNKRPQAFGIVKDGRLLVLYTYETDLGDGWEDQEVHKDPEDKRLQALQMGANIISYVFLNQ, translated from the coding sequence ATGGAACATCTTGTGAAAATAGTGTTGATTGTCGCTTTGTTTATTTTGATTCCACGCTGGATTTGGGGACAGGAAACCAAAGTAAAGATCGCTTTGTTGAAATATAAGGGAGGGGGTGACTGGTATGCCAATCCGACCGCCTTACCTAATCTGATAAAGTTCTGCAATGAGAATCTGGGTACGGATCTGGCCAAAGAACCGGCGACGGTAGAGCCCGGTAGCCGTGATATTTTCAATTATCCTTTTGTGCATATGACCGGGCATGGGAATATCGTATTTACGCCTGTGGAGGTGCAGAATATGCGGGAATACCTGTTGGCCGGAGGTTTTTTGCATGCGGATGATAATTACGGGCTCGATAAGGCTTTCCGGCGGGAAATGAAGAAAGTTTTTCCTGAAGATGATTTTATTGAATTGCCGTGGGATCATCCGATTTTCAGCCAGAAGTATAAATTTCCGGAAGGCTTGCCTAAAGTTCATGAACACGATAATAAACGTCCTCAGGCTTTCGGTATCGTAAAAGACGGAAGACTACTTGTTTTGTATACTTATGAAACGGATCTCGGAGACGGATGGGAGGATCAGGAAGTGCATAAAGATCCGGAGGACAAGCGTTTGCAGGCCTTGCAGATGGGAGCGAATATTATTTCGTATGTTTTTTTAAACCAATAG
- a CDS encoding 16S rRNA (uracil(1498)-N(3))-methyltransferase gives MHLFYTPDIEGDVYTLNPEESKHCVRVLRLEKGDEVALVDGRGGYYSGIITAAAIKGCKIEIVHKIEAYGKRSFRLHIAIAPTKNIDRIEWMLEKCTEIGTEEFTMLRTARSERKEVKAERLEKVIVSAVKQSLKAYVPGLNPMTDFKHFIASCKEGQRFIAHCNEGEKRRLDEVYIPGEDAVILIGPEGDFSDEEVGWAVSAGFVPITLGNSRLRTETAGIVACHSIGFMNKV, from the coding sequence ATGCATTTGTTTTATACCCCGGATATAGAAGGGGATGTTTATACGTTAAACCCGGAAGAATCGAAGCATTGTGTACGTGTGCTGCGGTTGGAGAAAGGAGATGAAGTAGCTTTGGTCGATGGCCGGGGAGGATATTATAGCGGCATTATTACTGCTGCTGCTATAAAAGGGTGTAAGATCGAAATTGTTCATAAGATTGAGGCGTATGGGAAACGTTCTTTTCGTTTGCATATAGCAATTGCCCCGACGAAAAATATCGATCGGATTGAGTGGATGCTTGAGAAATGCACGGAAATCGGAACGGAAGAGTTTACGATGCTACGGACGGCTCGTTCCGAACGTAAAGAGGTGAAGGCAGAGCGTTTGGAGAAGGTGATTGTCTCAGCCGTGAAACAATCGTTGAAAGCCTATGTGCCGGGTTTGAATCCGATGACCGATTTTAAGCATTTTATCGCTTCCTGTAAGGAGGGACAGCGCTTTATCGCTCATTGCAATGAAGGGGAGAAGAGAAGGCTGGATGAGGTATATATCCCGGGAGAAGATGCTGTTATTCTGATCGGCCCGGAAGGTGATTTTTCGGACGAAGAGGTCGGTTGGGCGGTCTCTGCGGGATTTGTTCCCATAACATTGGGAAATAGCCGTTTACGGACAGAGACTGCCGGAATTGTTGCGTGTCATAGTATCGGATTTATGAATAAGGTTTGA